A stretch of the Porifericola rhodea genome encodes the following:
- a CDS encoding GNAT family N-acetyltransferase has translation MNISIQVAKEIHTQFAETISVMIEDAARKRGTGISKRPPEYIRRKIMEGKAIIALDKDTVAGFCYIETWGHNKYIANSGLIVNEDYRKHGLATKIKEAAFALSRKKYPDAKLFGITTSLAVMKINSDLGYRPVTFSELTTDDEFWKGCQSCPNFDILTRNNRSNCLCTAMLLDPKAKEPQKTKAKSQSNVRNHLKKYERWLRLKQHSFLRKYSQKKVLVS, from the coding sequence ATGAATATTTCGATACAAGTCGCCAAGGAAATACATACTCAGTTTGCTGAGACCATTAGCGTCATGATTGAAGACGCTGCCCGTAAGAGGGGAACTGGTATCTCTAAAAGACCTCCCGAATACATCCGTCGTAAAATAATGGAGGGCAAAGCTATTATTGCCCTGGATAAAGATACTGTAGCAGGTTTTTGTTATATAGAAACCTGGGGGCATAATAAGTATATTGCTAACTCTGGGCTTATTGTTAACGAAGATTACCGTAAGCATGGCTTGGCTACCAAAATTAAAGAAGCGGCTTTTGCACTTTCTCGCAAAAAATATCCTGATGCCAAGCTCTTTGGTATTACAACTAGCCTTGCGGTAATGAAGATCAACTCCGACCTGGGGTATCGTCCGGTAACTTTTTCTGAGCTCACTACAGATGACGAATTCTGGAAAGGTTGCCAGAGCTGTCCTAACTTTGATATACTTACCCGAAACAATAGAAGCAACTGTCTGTGTACAGCTATGCTTTTAGACCCAAAAGCCAAAGAACCGCAGAAAACGAAAGCTAAGTCTCAGTCTAATGTGCGTAACCATCTGAAGAAGTACGAGCGTTGGCTTAGACTGAAACAGCATTCGTTTCTAAGAAAATACTCCCAAAAGAAAGTTTTAGTAAGTTAA
- the pdeM gene encoding ligase-associated DNA damage response endonuclease PdeM has product MTSDKSISIDSQRINIRDQHLILLPQKAIFWEERSYLILTDLHLGKAGHFRKAGIPIPRSVHQADLQCLQQLIERHQPTAVLMLGDLFHSEINNEWNDFRLFLQQNAGLNFLLVKGNHDILPENAYQEDNLKVYQEHYCYGPFHFSHHPLEKEEIQSGLYNMAGHVHPGYKVSGRRGQHIKLPSFHFSTYGALLPAFGRFTGCVHIPKEVNDEVYIIVPKQGNESKIMKIK; this is encoded by the coding sequence ATGACCTCCGATAAATCCATCAGCATAGACAGCCAGAGAATAAACATACGGGATCAGCATTTAATACTGCTCCCCCAGAAAGCCATTTTTTGGGAAGAACGCTCTTACCTCATCCTTACCGACTTGCATTTGGGTAAGGCAGGGCATTTTAGGAAGGCAGGAATTCCAATCCCGCGTAGTGTACATCAAGCAGATTTACAATGCTTACAACAGCTAATTGAGAGGCACCAGCCTACAGCCGTACTAATGTTGGGTGATCTGTTTCATAGTGAAATAAACAATGAGTGGAATGACTTTCGCCTTTTTTTGCAGCAAAATGCAGGGCTAAACTTTCTGCTGGTTAAAGGTAACCATGATATACTGCCAGAAAATGCCTACCAGGAAGATAACCTGAAAGTATATCAGGAGCATTATTGCTATGGTCCTTTCCACTTTAGCCATCATCCTCTGGAAAAAGAAGAAATACAAAGCGGACTTTATAATATGGCTGGGCATGTGCACCCTGGCTATAAGGTAAGTGGTAGAAGGGGGCAGCATATCAAGCTACCAAGTTTTCATTTTTCTACATACGGAGCTCTCTTACCTGCGTTTGGGCGCTTTACCGGATGTGTACACATTCCTAAAGAAGTGAATGATGAGGTGTACATTATAGTACCTAAGCAGGGAAATGAAAGTAAGATCATGAAAATAAAATAG
- a CDS encoding cupin: MQKAIKAEDTIIKIIGDDGRFPNNSKLPVIIYRQAIDSSAVSAEIVEALFASNRWRHSWRNGIYPYHHYHSTAHEVLGIYDGHAKIQLGGPEGISLQLMAGDIIIIPGGVAHKNLGSSSNFACVGAYPINQNFDMKYGKAEERPQSIANIRALSLPDTDPVYGKDGELIRAWLK; this comes from the coding sequence ATGCAAAAAGCTATAAAAGCTGAAGACACTATTATAAAAATAATAGGTGATGATGGCAGGTTTCCTAACAACTCCAAACTGCCAGTAATAATCTATCGTCAGGCTATAGACAGCAGTGCAGTATCTGCTGAGATAGTAGAAGCTTTATTTGCGAGTAATCGGTGGCGTCATTCATGGAGAAATGGCATCTACCCTTATCATCATTATCATAGCACAGCTCATGAAGTTCTGGGCATTTATGATGGTCACGCTAAAATACAGTTAGGAGGGCCTGAAGGCATTTCTCTACAGCTCATGGCGGGAGATATCATCATCATTCCGGGGGGTGTAGCTCATAAGAATCTAGGCTCTTCCTCTAATTTTGCATGTGTGGGTGCTTATCCGATAAATCAAAATTTTGATATGAAGTATGGTAAGGCTGAAGAACGTCCACAATCTATTGCTAATATTAGAGCATTATCTCTACCAGACACCGATCCGGTTTATGGAAAGGACGGCGAACTGATACGAGCGTGGTTAAAGTAA
- a CDS encoding potassium channel family protein yields MAEQLYLWLGIIVLFSTILDIIITTLSPKGAGFFSKLLINGVWRALLWLTGRNGRNSILDYYPTFISVVMLTTWIALLWMSNSMILISDHDSILTTNKVPVTTIEKIYYTGYTLSTLGNGEFVPSNNFWRIYTNLLAYTGLLMITIGITYLVPLLQAEIQRRSLCLHISSFGKSVEEMLIRNWNGKDFSMLSDHFDDLRQEIFYLGQNHRAYPILHHSHSYIKHTSTSITICMLDEMLTIISHAVPQECWPNRTSLKALHMAVSAYLSTLNGAFIQAYKVEPPLPDFNCLREADIPIIMNEEEIKECYEKYAQRRRLLHGLLKADGWNWDDLQLSEITIKE; encoded by the coding sequence ATGGCAGAACAGCTTTACCTTTGGCTGGGAATAATCGTACTGTTTAGTACCATTCTTGACATTATCATTACTACCCTCTCTCCCAAAGGAGCAGGTTTTTTCTCTAAATTATTAATCAATGGTGTTTGGAGAGCCTTATTATGGCTGACTGGAAGAAACGGTAGGAACTCAATACTAGATTACTACCCTACATTTATTTCGGTGGTAATGCTTACCACCTGGATAGCTCTACTCTGGATGAGCAACTCTATGATTCTGATTTCAGACCACGACTCTATTCTTACTACCAATAAAGTTCCTGTTACTACTATAGAAAAAATTTACTATACGGGCTATACCCTTTCTACATTAGGCAACGGAGAGTTTGTGCCTTCTAACAATTTCTGGAGAATTTACACTAATCTGCTTGCCTACACAGGCTTGCTTATGATTACTATAGGCATTACTTATCTTGTACCCTTACTACAGGCTGAAATACAACGAAGATCTCTTTGTCTGCATATTTCATCCTTTGGAAAGTCAGTAGAAGAAATGCTGATCAGAAACTGGAACGGCAAAGACTTTAGTATGCTTTCCGATCACTTTGATGACCTTAGGCAGGAAATTTTTTACCTGGGTCAGAACCATAGAGCTTACCCTATTTTACACCATTCTCATAGCTACATCAAACATACATCTACCTCAATTACTATCTGTATGCTGGATGAAATGCTCACCATTATCAGCCATGCGGTTCCTCAGGAATGTTGGCCTAATCGCACGTCCCTTAAAGCGTTGCATATGGCGGTAAGCGCTTACCTTTCTACCTTAAATGGCGCGTTTATCCAGGCATACAAAGTAGAACCTCCTTTACCCGATTTTAACTGTTTGAGAGAAGCGGATATACCTATAATTATGAATGAAGAAGAAATTAAGGAATGTTATGAAAAATATGCTCAGCGCAGAAGACTACTACATGGACTGCTCAAAGCAGATGGATGGAACTGGGATGACCTTCAGTTAAGTGAGATTACTATAAAAGAATAG
- a CDS encoding cation:proton antiporter domain-containing protein, with amino-acid sequence MSLYQTLFVVTVLLVFGGLFIKKIRQWYLSEPMLAMFGGILLGPYVLDVLHLEALKNADSMIQTATKLTIALALVATALRIPFSYPKDFRQTQSVILSLGILLMWALSSVLVYIFFQLNIGLALLVGAVITPTDPVVSSAIISGEFAEKYLPQKIRDTISFESGANDGLAYPIVLLAIYILGYSEAANVWDWILKVVLWENLSAFVIGLLSGYLLGKLMRFADKKNFMTSQTLLPFALAATFLVLSFLELIHTNSIIGVFGFGLMLNHAISKRERLEEEKVQESMERLFTVPIYFLFGLYLPINAWSELGVILLIAFGLSIMLFRRIPAFLLIKPILKHFSDIRDVTILGWYGPVGVAAIFYAMHTLHLTPYREVWHLTSFVVFTSTIVHGLSSLPLARWYHLSRQKKD; translated from the coding sequence ATGAGTTTATACCAGACTCTTTTTGTAGTTACAGTACTATTGGTATTTGGAGGTCTGTTCATTAAAAAAATACGGCAATGGTATCTTAGCGAGCCTATGCTGGCGATGTTTGGAGGCATATTGTTAGGGCCTTATGTGCTGGATGTACTTCACCTGGAAGCGTTGAAAAACGCTGACAGCATGATACAAACTGCTACCAAACTTACTATAGCGCTGGCTTTGGTAGCCACAGCATTGCGTATTCCTTTCAGCTACCCCAAAGATTTCAGGCAGACGCAGTCGGTTATACTAAGCCTGGGTATACTGTTGATGTGGGCATTATCCTCTGTATTAGTGTATATTTTCTTTCAGCTAAATATTGGCCTGGCGTTACTGGTGGGCGCTGTTATCACTCCTACCGACCCAGTAGTCTCTTCAGCTATTATCAGTGGAGAGTTTGCGGAAAAATACTTGCCTCAAAAAATCAGGGATACCATTTCATTTGAGTCAGGGGCTAACGATGGATTAGCCTACCCCATTGTATTATTAGCAATTTATATTTTAGGTTACAGCGAGGCTGCTAACGTGTGGGACTGGATCTTAAAAGTGGTGCTTTGGGAAAACCTGTCAGCCTTTGTGATAGGGCTGCTCAGTGGTTACCTTCTAGGAAAACTGATGAGATTTGCTGACAAAAAAAATTTTATGACTAGCCAGACACTACTCCCTTTTGCGCTGGCTGCCACTTTTCTAGTACTCTCTTTTTTAGAACTTATACATACGAATAGTATCATTGGTGTTTTCGGTTTTGGACTTATGCTAAACCATGCTATCTCTAAACGTGAACGTCTGGAAGAAGAAAAAGTACAGGAAAGCATGGAGCGACTTTTTACAGTACCCATCTACTTTTTGTTTGGTCTCTACCTCCCCATTAATGCCTGGTCTGAGCTTGGAGTTATACTTTTAATAGCGTTTGGTTTAAGTATTATGCTCTTCAGGAGAATACCTGCTTTTCTACTAATTAAACCTATTCTAAAACATTTTTCTGATATTAGAGATGTTACAATATTAGGATGGTACGGTCCTGTTGGAGTGGCTGCAATTTTTTATGCAATGCATACGCTTCACCTTACTCCTTACCGAGAAGTTTGGCATTTGACCAGTTTTGTAGTGTTTACTTCTACAATTGTTCACGGATTGAGTAGCTTGCCCCTGGCTCGCTGGTACCACCTATCCAGGCAGAAAAAAGACTAA
- a CDS encoding phage holin family protein: protein MRNTDQTPLERIFQHLKEYISAQKNLFLTIVSKKGGDVVYGIVLALILFFILCYFLMIFSIGIAYGIGAWIGNIFLGFMIVSALYLLAGVLIWVFRDSMLRVPIFEKFLSFVNTDKEEAHEQKK from the coding sequence TTGAGAAATACTGACCAAACTCCTTTAGAGCGCATTTTTCAACACCTTAAAGAATACATATCCGCCCAAAAAAATCTGTTTCTGACAATTGTCTCTAAAAAGGGTGGAGATGTGGTGTATGGTATTGTACTGGCATTAATCCTGTTTTTTATACTCTGCTATTTTTTAATGATTTTTAGTATCGGAATAGCTTATGGTATAGGAGCATGGATTGGAAATATCTTCCTGGGCTTTATGATAGTATCTGCACTATATTTACTGGCAGGTGTACTCATTTGGGTATTCCGTGATAGCATGTTAAGAGTGCCCATTTTTGAGAAATTTTTATCATTTGTAAACACTGACAAAGAAGAAGCTCATGAGCAAAAAAAATAG
- a CDS encoding PIG-L deacetylase family protein — translation MASGKKNTRNLHERIEVPPVSAVYEWGTTLVVASRPDKEIIGCSGAIALLRQMGYRVHVVFMCNNLGAYQASNNFQLMCSQPECCHEAICALSKLGISQESITFLDTQNYTVPQVGQEGFKEAVKMFKAKLNDLIPDTVLLPWTADSQQDHHAVWSIAQRALQDETYVEHLIEYAMKPWVAKEHIAQLDQHDKHLWKLDNKSVLEHKLEALSQFQPYHMPRQEERLTVATEISSDMMAYLTHPWELYLINNI, via the coding sequence ATGGCTTCTGGAAAGAAAAACACGCGTAATTTGCATGAGCGTATAGAGGTTCCGCCTGTTTCTGCGGTTTACGAATGGGGCACTACGCTGGTAGTGGCAAGTCGCCCTGATAAAGAAATTATTGGTTGTAGCGGTGCAATTGCTCTTTTAAGGCAGATGGGATATCGTGTACATGTTGTTTTTATGTGCAATAATCTTGGTGCATACCAGGCTAGTAACAACTTTCAATTGATGTGTTCTCAGCCGGAGTGCTGCCACGAAGCTATTTGTGCCCTGTCTAAGCTTGGAATTAGCCAGGAGTCTATCACTTTTCTGGATACTCAAAACTACACTGTACCTCAGGTAGGGCAGGAGGGCTTCAAAGAAGCAGTAAAGATGTTTAAAGCCAAGCTTAATGATCTTATTCCTGATACAGTTCTTTTGCCCTGGACAGCAGATAGCCAGCAGGATCATCATGCGGTATGGAGTATTGCACAACGGGCACTACAAGACGAAACCTATGTGGAGCACCTGATAGAATATGCTATGAAACCCTGGGTAGCCAAAGAGCATATCGCTCAACTGGACCAGCACGATAAACATCTCTGGAAATTAGATAATAAATCGGTGCTGGAGCATAAGCTGGAAGCGCTTTCACAGTTTCAGCCTTATCACATGCCCAGGCAGGAAGAAAGGCTTACCGTTGCTACCGAAATTAGCTCCGATATGATGGCTTACCTTACCCATCCCTGGGAGTTATATTTAATTAATAATATTTGA
- a CDS encoding competence/damage-inducible protein A → MKIVYAEVITIGDEILYGQTLDTNTHWMGQKLNALGIKIIRKVSIGDSSEEIISALDDASRRADIILITGGLGPTKDDLTKYTLASYFGMELKRDEASLMHIKTLFESRGRTITPTNEKQADLPDGCTIITNRMGTAPAMWFEKEGKVVVSMPGVPYEMKTIMEEQVLPRIKDKFALPVIFHQMIQTVGIGESWLSDKIEDWENNLPAHIRLAYLPSFGNVKLRLTAVGEQLDQLKADVQAEVDKLLPQIEEYVFGMGDISLEEAVGDMLLAQGKTVALAESCTGGYVAHRLTSRAGSSAYFQGALVPYHNQFKNEVLHVQSDTLEKYGAVSEQTVIEMAQNIRKMMNADFGLASSGIAGPGGGTDEKPVGTVWIAVADEQSIVTHKLMLSKDRELNIKLTNVALLNLLRKQLIPNVK, encoded by the coding sequence ATGAAGATTGTTTACGCAGAAGTAATTACCATAGGTGATGAAATTCTTTATGGGCAAACATTGGATACCAATACCCACTGGATGGGTCAAAAGCTCAATGCATTGGGCATAAAAATAATTAGAAAGGTTTCTATTGGTGATAGCTCGGAGGAAATTATAAGTGCCCTGGATGATGCCTCTCGTCGTGCCGATATTATTCTGATTACGGGTGGGTTAGGTCCTACCAAAGATGATCTTACCAAATATACTTTAGCATCTTATTTTGGTATGGAACTGAAACGTGACGAAGCAAGTCTGATGCATATAAAAACTCTTTTTGAGAGCAGGGGGCGGACTATTACACCTACCAACGAAAAACAGGCCGACCTGCCCGATGGGTGTACCATTATTACCAATCGTATGGGTACAGCTCCTGCCATGTGGTTTGAGAAAGAGGGCAAAGTGGTAGTGTCTATGCCCGGCGTTCCTTATGAAATGAAGACTATTATGGAAGAGCAGGTACTGCCTCGTATAAAAGATAAATTCGCACTTCCTGTTATTTTTCATCAGATGATACAAACTGTGGGCATTGGAGAGTCGTGGTTATCTGACAAAATTGAAGACTGGGAAAATAATTTACCCGCCCATATACGACTGGCTTACCTGCCTAGTTTTGGAAACGTAAAGCTCAGACTTACCGCTGTAGGCGAGCAATTAGATCAGCTTAAAGCCGATGTACAGGCAGAAGTAGATAAGCTTTTGCCTCAAATTGAGGAATATGTGTTTGGTATGGGTGATATTTCATTAGAAGAAGCAGTAGGAGATATGCTGCTGGCACAAGGTAAAACAGTAGCTCTGGCAGAGAGCTGTACCGGTGGCTATGTAGCTCATCGCCTGACTAGTAGGGCGGGGAGTTCTGCTTATTTTCAGGGAGCTCTGGTGCCTTATCATAATCAATTTAAAAATGAGGTGTTGCATGTTCAGTCAGATACTCTGGAAAAGTACGGAGCAGTTAGTGAGCAGACTGTGATAGAAATGGCACAGAACATTCGCAAAATGATGAATGCCGACTTTGGCCTGGCAAGTAGTGGTATTGCAGGTCCTGGTGGTGGTACAGACGAAAAGCCGGTAGGCACCGTATGGATAGCCGTAGCAGATGAACAAAGTATAGTTACTCACAAACTTATGTTATCAAAAGATAGAGAGCTTAATATTAAACTCACTAATGTGGCTTTGCTTAACCTGCTCAGGAAGCAGTTGATACCTAATGTAAAATAA
- a CDS encoding DUF4197 domain-containing protein, whose protein sequence is MKHFNILNKSNRIRRILFAFVLSPVLILSSCDVLTGILNDYGTGPGLTNSEITQGLKAALKEGAQFAGENASQTNGFLDNPIVDIRILLPPELRKAEKNIRKIPLVGDKLVDDLVESMNRGAERAAKEAAPIFVNAITSMTINDAVNILKGQDDAATQYLKRTTTKQLAGKFEPEIKKALDDVGASRVYGSLKNGIEKYNKSPFSDKLDVDLKQLPELEEYATDKALEGLFRLVAIEEKKIRDNPFDYSQQIIRKVFGSVQNSQSSSSNRY, encoded by the coding sequence ATGAAGCATTTTAACATTCTAAATAAAAGCAATCGTATCAGGCGTATATTGTTTGCATTTGTACTATCGCCTGTACTGATCCTAAGCAGTTGTGATGTCCTTACTGGCATCCTCAATGACTATGGCACCGGCCCCGGGCTAACAAATTCTGAAATCACTCAGGGGCTGAAAGCCGCGCTTAAAGAAGGTGCCCAATTTGCCGGAGAGAACGCCTCTCAGACCAACGGATTTCTAGACAACCCTATTGTGGACATCCGGATACTTCTTCCTCCAGAGTTGAGAAAGGCGGAAAAAAATATCAGAAAAATACCTCTAGTTGGTGATAAACTGGTTGACGACCTGGTGGAATCCATGAACCGTGGAGCAGAGCGGGCAGCAAAAGAAGCAGCTCCAATTTTTGTAAATGCTATTACTTCCATGACTATCAACGATGCTGTAAATATTTTAAAAGGTCAGGATGATGCTGCTACCCAGTACCTGAAGAGAACTACTACTAAACAGCTTGCCGGTAAATTTGAACCAGAAATTAAAAAAGCCCTGGATGATGTAGGTGCATCCAGAGTGTACGGTAGCCTGAAAAATGGTATAGAGAAGTACAATAAAAGCCCCTTTTCCGATAAGCTGGATGTAGACCTTAAGCAGCTACCAGAACTTGAAGAATACGCGACAGATAAAGCACTTGAAGGCTTGTTTCGTTTGGTAGCCATTGAAGAAAAGAAAATACGCGATAATCCTTTTGACTATAGTCAACAGATCATCCGCAAGGTATTTGGTAGTGTACAAAACAGTCAGTCCTCCTCTTCAAACAGATATTGA
- a CDS encoding tetratricopeptide repeat protein, giving the protein MSQERLRQLFGFLKEEPNDPFTLYAIALEYQKEDAEKALPYFEKLLNEHPDYVATYYHAAHLYQDLEMKDKVEQTYLTGIEKAKSQQESLALRELQNAYNQYLFEEED; this is encoded by the coding sequence ATGTCACAAGAGCGTTTACGTCAACTTTTTGGCTTTTTAAAGGAAGAGCCAAACGACCCTTTTACACTTTATGCCATTGCTCTGGAATATCAGAAAGAGGATGCGGAAAAAGCCTTGCCGTACTTTGAAAAACTACTGAATGAACATCCGGACTATGTAGCTACGTATTATCATGCAGCTCACTTATATCAGGATCTGGAAATGAAGGATAAAGTAGAGCAGACCTACCTAACTGGGATAGAAAAAGCAAAAAGCCAGCAGGAATCGCTGGCTCTTCGTGAATTGCAAAATGCCTATAATCAATATCTGTTTGAAGAGGAGGACTGA